A region of the Scatophagus argus isolate fScaArg1 chromosome 14, fScaArg1.pri, whole genome shotgun sequence genome:
TCTTCTTCTATTGTAACCTTCTCTGACCCAGAGAGCTGCGGGCGATCTGAAGGGAACATCACAGATGTCATATTGATGCTGTGAGTTTCTTGAAGCAAAATTGAAACAGACATTCTTTTTATATAGACACACAGATTTCCCTCAATGTCAGCCTGCTGGTTGGCCCACCCTGTTGGTACAGTTAGATCAATTGCTATAAAATTTTGTGCATAGCAGATCATGTATTCTAATGACATTCCTTCTATGCTAAGACGGAGAACATGGTAAGCATTATGTTAGCATGCTTTACATGTTACATTATGTTAGCAATTAGCTCGAAGCACTGATGCACCTAAAAATAACCTCACAAAACTGCGGTCAACTTGTCAATTGTTATGTCCTGATGTCTGTTCCCAAGCAATGCTCCTTGACCTCAATGGAAAATATCATGAGGTCAGAAAAGAGGTGAAGAGAAAATTCATAAGCCTTTACAGAAAAAGGCGACTGCAGTGCTAAGCAGTGCTTACACTATGCTACATATGTGATGGCTGATGTGTCTGCAGTGGTGAAATTACAATGTTCTGACTGTCTTCTAATGAACTTTTCTAGATGTTGAGGGTGCTGCAGCATTCACAGAAATCTGGAATTAACAGAAAGATAAATCTGTATTATATATCTTCCATGAAATGTCTAAATCCTGACTGCACTTCATTATTATAAGCTATGATACACTGGTGGTGGGTCACATCTCCAGGTGCCCCAGGTTTATCACTTTTTGACTGTGTTGCCGTGGCTGCTTTGAAATGGCATGATGACTTTAgaccttgttttctttttcttttgaaattcTTTGCAGCAGCTGAAATCTTGACCTGATGGTGCTGTTAACTAGGTGAAAGTTTAAGGATTCACCAATGTGGTTCAAAATCTTCATGAAGAAAAATGGCTGTACAAAATTTCAGAAAATTCATCAAGTAAATGTCAAGATATTTTACTCAAACCACAAAACATCATTCAGACATTGATTTGAAGAGACTCACATGTGACATCCAAGGTGACTGAGGCATTAACTGTGGCATCTTTGCTCAGGTGGCAGGTGAACGTGGCGCCATTGTCTTCATAGATGATGGGAGTAACACACACATAGCTGTGATTGATCTTATTTCCTTCCTTCAGACTGACGGCAGCACCATTCCTCAGCCAGACCAACTCTTCATTAGCTTGGTGGTCATGGCTGCTGTCAAGCTGGCAAACCAAAGACACGGTCTTGTTCAGCTCTGTCTTTATAACACCATCACTGTTGACATCTGGGACAGACTGGATCTCGACAcctttgaaaaaggaaaaggggagaaaactgaaaggGATGACTGAATAAAGAAGTAAATGTTCAAATTGCACAAAAGTAGAGAGAAAGATAAATCTAGCCTGTTATTAGAATAATTTAACCTAAAGAGGCTGGTTGGATTTAATTGCTGGCGACAAGACATGCTTACCTAACGCCTGggttgcacagcacaggaacaaatggaaaaaaaaagatctggacatcagcttcatttttctctttgctggGTAAAGCTGGGGGGTAAAAGTCAACAGGAAGTTCATACAGTcatacagtttatttaaaattctCATTTaatctaaatataaaataatattattatataatataaaaataatattatgtaatattatatatattatataatctaaatatatacacacaaaacatctattaaaataaataatgaagcTATATCCCCACATATGTTTTAGTGACAGACTGAAATCTGTATGAACTGATTCAGTCCTTTATGCCATTTAATATTGCCTTGTGTTTCCTTTCTTAATGCCTTTAATGTTTTATACAAAGTTCTTTGAATTGCCTTGTTGTTGAATGGTGCTGCACAAATAAACTGCCCCTGCCTAATATTCTGAATTGATTTCTTTGTTGTTATGAGGCTACCCATCATCTGTGGCACAGACAATAACACTTAACACCTTAATCACTTATGCTTTTACCAGCAGTATAAATTTCCTGTTTCTCTACTCTTTTCCAGTCAACTAAATTTGTTTTGCGAACCAAAGTTTTCGCCTCTGTCCTTCTTGTCCTTTAAACAATTTAATTGTTTAAAGGCTTTGAGACCAAACACTCAACAATTAAAAAGCTTTCTATACCTCTGTTGAATGAGAAATATGCACTGTATGATATTGTGTTAGCAAAGAGGAGAAAGCAGTAGTTAAACCCAACTAACTGAGCCACAAAATCTTGTACTTTGTGTACGAGTGACCAAGATGATAATGGATTGGTTTAAAAGATCAAATCCAAAACATGGAACATGCTGTtttagtaaaatgtaaaaaaactcCCATCTCAAAGATTGTTAATACTTAAATATTACTTAAATATTATATGATGCTGCTCTGCTCATTCAGTTTGCATGTCCTATCCTATTATAAACATCTGGAATATCACAATGTGAAATCTGATTTTtaaggatgaaaaaaaattgttttatatataaaatagttTTGGTTTCTTCAGTTGTATTCTTAGGCAAAGGCATGTTGTGCGCAAGGTGTTTTGAGATTTACAAAATGGCCTTTAACCAAAAACCTGTTCTCTAACAAGTATATCACATCCAAGACATTTTGTTCTAAACCATCTGACTAAATATATGCAAACCTGCTTGTTACGTCTCCTCTAAAATCATCCATTTGGATGTAAATCAAGTCattttttcttgacatttttttcttcgtAAAATAAATCATTAGAGCTACTATACCAGCAACTGAGTACAAAAGATACCAACCAGTGCCCACAGAATTAGCTATATTCATGAAATACACTACAAAATATACATAATCAAATCAAAGATTGCTCAAAAATCGTTTACTCATACAGAAATGTTACATACATGACTAAGAGGTGCTTACCTGATAATGATTATTTCTTTGTATtccttgtctgttttctttgtgatgtTCCCTCTGTGAATATGAAAACGTGGAGGACTGTCCAAATGATCAGGAGTTCTTATATGCTTCACATGCAGATGAGGACACTTTTATAGCTCCCCTTGCAATTTCTAAATTGGTTTCTCATCATTCTGTTCGCCTGTTCCTGTCAGTGTCCTTTCAATCCTCCCACccctgactttttttcttttttattgttgcatACTTATAATGTGCAAAGACAAGAAAACGTTTTATTGGCTATAGTCATTACAATGGCACTAAAACCTCTTGGGCGTGGATGCAAGgattaaaattcacattttatagATTCTTTTCATGTAACCTTTTCATAGTTACAAGTTTCTGAAGCATGTAATTCACCAATAAAGCAATTTGCTGATGAGTGAAGTGaacaacaaaactaacaaaatataaaacaagttCTTTTTTGCCtgagattttttctttcttgatgTTCCTTAATAGAAAAATGATTACACCACTGATATGTAATCATTTTTTAAGTTCATATGATGAGCTTGTTAGCAAATGTTTGCTGATTTCCACATCCTGTCTGACATGATCATTTATTTGGAGTTTGGTTTGCAGCCACTTTGTGAGCAGCAGGTGTTCGTAGGCTTTTTAAGGTTAACTCTTGGtcccactctgtctctctgatagATTCATGTCAGTATTCTgtacattaaatgtgttttatatcaTAGTAATAAGAAAAATGAGAACTATTAActctttgtaaaataaatttcaaaagAAGGACATGACAGTAATATACCATAACTATAGCACACTACATATGTACCTTGTGTTTAGAGAGCATGGAGAACTTAAAATTCACCtggaaaaaacacatgaatgctCTTAGTCCTGCATGGAGTGTGAACAGTGGGGCACTCAAGCCTCTTGTGGATAAAATGAgtattacaacaacaaacacctTGGGGAAGGAAAAAATTCCTGGCAAAGATGGTGAGGGTGACAAAAGCATCAGATCAGATTTAAAAGAAAGCTGGCAGAACAATAAAGATGTTTAGAACAGGGATGTAGTGTTATAGTCCAACTGTGCCCCTccctcatttgtgttttctacAATTCCACAAAGGACTGAGTCCTGCACACAGAGATTTCTCAAGAATGCTTGTGTCTGTTCTTGGCAAATCACTTTGCGGtgactgtggctcaggaggGAGGATGTTCTGTTAATCAGAAGGTCTGTGGTCTGATTCTCCAGTCTCCAGAGCGTCTTTGGGCAAGACTCTGAACCCCAAGTTGTTGTAGGAATGCTAGAAAGCACAGTATGACTCCGGATGAGCAGGTCAACACAGcagatttgtgtcattttgtgtcaCTTCTTCAGTGTCAACAGGAGAACCCGAGGCTGCATatttctctgtgctgctggtgcCACAAGAGAAGGACAGCAGTCCATAGTTATCTGCTCAGAAGACACATCATGTCTTTGGCACTCTGATGATTGAGGTCCTATTGTTCCAGAAGTGTGGCACTATAACCACACTCAGAAACTGTAGATGTGGGTCAGGAAGGGGACCTCTCACAGAACTGATAACACAAATCAGAGGCATTCACATGTCTCCTGTATGCCCCAACTGTTTTTACCGTTTTGTGGGTGGTGTCACATGTTCTCCTGTACTGATAGCAATATGGAATTTATAAAGTGATGCAGCTTTTTGATTGGGGTTCTTGAATAAATTCCTCACAAATCTGTGTGATTATATGTGTCTTATTGACTCCAAAGTAAACGACTGACAAATAGTTTTCAAAAAAttactgaacaaaatgaatcaCTTTACTGACAGTATAGGTTGAATATACATGTTGTACTTCACCTTAAGTGATTCTGACTGAGCACTGAACGTGCCATTTGTAGTCACCCCTTTCTCAAACTTCCAACCTCTTTGCTCACGTATTTTGCATTTGACCAAAGTGAATTTGGAATATAAGCTTTTTAACCTTTTATAATCAGTAAGTAATATTCAATCTATGATGCCTTATTATAAcctctcttttaaaaaaaagaaaataaaatgatcagaTCAAAAGTTGGCAGCAATTGCAACATGCAGAGTTGTGGGAGAAGAATGCACTCTTAATGTGAAGTTGCACAACTGGCTAACAAATAACCTATATACTAGATGTGTAAGAAGGTCGTCgttctcaccaacacacacacactcacacacacacacacacacacacacgtgtaaaCTGATAACTGTGCTGGTGACCTCTCACTTTGTAAAGCTTGAGATCTGTTTACAGACTTTGCCACAGAAGTTCCCTTAAGGTGAGTGTTGCTACTTAGTGATGTTAAAACCAATACACATCGACGGTGCACCTCCTGAAACTGTGTCTTTTTGACAAGATACAtatcagtgagtcagtgagttGTTGCTCAGTCACAGTCATTTATTAACATATAAGTTGAAGATGTCTGTCGATGCTGGTGCGTAAATGTTTGCGTAACAGAGCTCTGTCAGGAAAAAGTTGATGAGTGCGGGTTTGTGTGCACTTGtgactttgtttgtttatgtgacaAGTACGTGAGGAGGCCGACTGCCGCAATAACCAGTGGTCGAAGTACATTCAGAGGCAGATAAGATCACTGGCTAAtatatgtgtgcacatacaaACAACCGCATGGTCACCCTGTAAGTAATTAATCAAATCCTGCAGAGTTTATGCCATCAGAGCTCTTTGTGCGAACAGACATTCTTCATCAGATTACTTCTGAGCCCTGTAGGACCACACATGGACAGCCTCACAGCAAAATATGTAAATGCAACATGTTCACATGGCATTTGTTcactgtacagtacatacacTCAGACAGACTgcacctccttcctctccataCATTCATCAGCCCTACTTTGACCCTTGTatccatgaaaaaaaatcttttgttcCTTTCCACTCCCTCTTGTCACTCCCcgttttcttctcctctctccttcactcatTCTCTCATCTCCACCCTCCTCTGAACCGCATTATTTAATCAATAACTTTGAAGAAGTGCATGTGTTGTATTTCTGAACTCAGACTGCCCCCCAtactcttgctctctctttccccactccctccctcccttgtcTCTTagcttttctcccttttctctcccctctctcttctttttctgtgtttgaatgGAGAAGCTGGGTTCCCCGGATCCTGCACGCCCGTCGCCGGGTGCAGGGCCTGTGACTGGGGTGTCTGTTGCCAAGACAGCAGAGACTGAGGGAGACGAAGCGGCTGTGGTCAGCTCCAAACTGTTTCGGTGTGCATGCGTTAGACGTTGCCTACCATTGGCCTACAGAGAGGAACTCTACCATGTCTTGAGGCTCACAGGACCATTGGTGAGTAGGGGAAAGTTGAAGTGTTGGTGGGGGAGGGGTTGGTCTGTTGTTCATAATACACCACTGTTATACATTTGGTTATTGTACTACTTTGCTGCAGGGTTACTGTTATAGATTGAAATCTAACAGTGCACTCAATTGTTGGTGTCCGACCTCTGTGAATTCACAACAATGTTCTCTAACCTGAAACAAAACTACTTTGCAGAGTACAGATAAGCTATCTGAACCCAGCTCATGCAGCAATATGCTGCATCAGTTCCACCTGATCAGTGATGGGTTGATAGGAAATTATTCcaatctttttgtttgtttctacagCTGGTGTCTCGGATGCTGAATTTCCTCCTGTCGTTTGTTACCACCATATTCTGTGGGCACATTGGCAATGCAGAACTGGCTGGATACGCACTGGCCTCAGCGGTACTGTCTTGACTTTATCCTGTTGCAACTTAAGTAGTTAGTAACAGCTACTACAACTACTCTTTTTACTTATTGAagtatttctgctgctgctgatgctcaCACTGTAATTTTCTCTGCTACTTACAGTTTAAATATCGACctttttatgtgtatgtgtggccCCCACTATAATTTGTTGTGATGGTGATGTGTTGGCTCCTGGATTACACAATGCAGGTGATGCGTATGCTGATGCTCATTTTCCACATGTATAAAAAGAGGCTCAGAAATACTCTGATCTTATATTGCAAAAGGCTGAAGAAAGACATCAGCACTTGCCATGTCACATGAGAAAcagtcaaaaaatgttttttaaattgtttagaGCTGTTATGCAACTGACCAAACAGAGACTGTCTCCCACACCTGTACTCTGCAAACAGGTAGCCAGAACTCACCTAGATGTCCACTCACTCAGACCACTCCCACACCTATTGACGTCCCCGGGGTCCTAGCACTAgcttgtttgattttctgtgcTTCTCTTCCCTCATTCATGAGGATCCAGGATGCTCTACAAACATAATTAATCCTCCCAATTTAGTCAGTGTAACCTAATCGATCAAATGTTCCTGTCAATGTTTCTTTACCCAGCTGTGTCTACTGTTCCCTCACATCTCCTCCTTGCTACCTCTAAAGAACATACCAAACTGCTTCATTTGAACATCAGAAGCCTGCTCACTTAAATGGACTTTATCAAAGTTTTGATAGATGGAACCTCTCAGGGTGTCCTCATTCTGGTTGAAACATGGGTTTCCTTTAAGATCCCAAATAATCAGATCGGTGTAGATAATTACAATGTTTTACGATGTGATCAAACAAGTAAGGGGTGGTGGAGTACTGATCTATGCTAAAGACAAGCACAGTCCAGTTATTATGCACCTCTGAAATGGAATGAGCTGCAGACTGCAGTCAAGTTAGATTCTTGCATTCCACTCGGTTGTTTTAAATCcttgatgtttttaatgatttttgtaaatattcttattatctccttgttgtgtttgctggttaagtttttattttctttattcgCAGGTCTATCTTGAAAAAGAGTACCTAATCTCAATGAAACTGCATGGctaaataaagattaaataaagTCTCTACAGACTGCCAAACACCCAAGAGAGGTGAAACTAATTTAAATTGTTGTTTCTTAGgagataaaagtaaaacaaacacacatgagtcactgaataaaacatgtaatCGAATTAAAATACTTGTATAAACTGTCCACAGACAACTAGCATTACTAAACAGCAAAGTATGTAAGTTTGAACTTTGCTACTGCACGGCAAATTTTTTAGTGTTAAATCAACACTGAGAGTCAGTTCTAATGCTGTGCTGGAGTTTATCTTGTTCCAATCTTTGAAGAGTTATTTTAGCACTTGCCAAAGTATTACTAGTATAACTCAGATCCAGTGTTAAATAACTCCATCCAGAGTTAGAAGTGAACTCTGTGTAAGACTAGAGATAGAAATCCATGAGGATGTGTTAAGAGAGGCCTGGTTTCATAACTGTGTAGGAGATTAGTCCTCCTTACACAGTTGAGTTAAATCAACTTTTAACAGTGTCATTTCAGCTCTGTATTTGAACACTTTTGCTCAATACTGGAAAAGTAACTCTGAGAATTTTGCTGTGTACTGCAGACTAACTTACAAAATTGTGCGTTGCTCCGTTGTTCTCATTCATGTTAGATGTCAATCCATTCTCATCCCAAATGCTGAGCTCTGACTGGTCAACTGTTTCTCCCACTGACAGAAACAGTCATCAATGATCGCAACACAAGGCCTTCTTCATTTGAATTGCTGAACAAATACGAGCTTTGGCCTTGCAGTTCAGATGTCTCAAACAAGGCTAGCACTGTCTAACACAGCATTCAAAATCTCCCACTGGTGTGCATTTGGGTTGGTGGGTCATATCAAGTCAGTTGGGATCACTGTTTATTCCactgatgttgttttatttggttGTAATCCTCCCAGTATCAGACCTCTGCAAACTCATGGCAGCCACCTGTTGGTTCAAATAGCAGAACACTGACTTGTGATAGCATTGTGTGTTTGGAGCGGCTACCCACAGTTTACACAGGGGAACTGAGAGAACAGCACTGAACAAACCAAAGCAATGGGCTCA
Encoded here:
- the tmigd1 gene encoding transmembrane and immunoglobulin domain-containing protein 1 — its product is MARSFFFHLFLCCATQALGVEIQSVPDVNSDGVIKTELNKTVSLVCQLDSSHDHQANEELVWLRNGAAVSLKEGNKINHSYVCVTPIIYEDNGATFTCHLSKDATVNASVTLDVTYRPQLSGSEKVTIEEESDLLLKCDIWANPPVSSVSWKLNGSQVDLEAGGFTVTNDGFTSQLSANRVMKSLHEGTYQCSAVSPIYGDNTKLFHVTLTEKTLKFPLMPMIAGIVVVSLTAILAVLSRWKIIMKCFKGCGSK